The following coding sequences are from one Williamwhitmania taraxaci window:
- a CDS encoding mechanosensitive ion channel family protein — MKNILAISGLVILMLIGTISWGQSDSLSLKNDSVNVVVLQAVNKKLAEIEKQRVADSVKKAELEIQLKSLQTTDNLQKEDLLQQIKKLSDREIGRIALKKARIDSLRKSATGYPVFGASGDTLLLVYSKIGSSSAKERAISITNKIKKLYNDDFLKVDSITVIKSENTFDIVYGDLIILSVSENDAIWYGKNIGDLASEFKGKIQDSIRITRADHSWLKQILRIGLVVLVVLIAWFIIWLIGKGYARLLLFIESKSDKWLKDLSYNDYTFLTAQQELQVVLFLVKIFRWFVYAMLLYIILPTIFSIFPFSRNWADALFHLIWSPFKGVLVAVWKYLPNLFSILVIYFVMKYVIRFVKYIFHEIEDGKLKLAGFHPDWAMPTYGIVRFLLYAFMFVLLFPYLPGSDSNIFKGVSVFIGIIFSFGSSSVITNMVAGIVITYMRPFVIGDRIKIGDTVGDVVEKTLLVTRIRTIKNEVVTIPNASVLSGNTTNYSTEALGSGLIVYTSVTIGYDVPWKDMHQALIDAALRTDMILKEPTPFVLQTSLEDFYVSYQINAYTRESSRQAMVYSNLHQHIQDVCNERGIEILSPHYRAARDGNMTTIPADYLAKEYQAPSFKVTLNKPDDK; from the coding sequence ATGAAAAATATACTAGCAATCTCCGGTTTGGTCATACTGATGTTGATTGGCACAATATCTTGGGGACAGTCCGATAGTTTAAGCCTCAAAAATGATTCCGTAAATGTTGTCGTATTGCAAGCAGTAAATAAAAAACTCGCTGAAATAGAGAAGCAACGTGTTGCGGATTCTGTAAAAAAAGCAGAATTAGAGATTCAATTGAAGTCGCTTCAGACAACAGACAACCTGCAGAAGGAAGACCTTTTACAGCAGATAAAAAAACTATCAGATAGAGAGATTGGGCGCATCGCTTTAAAAAAAGCAAGGATAGACTCCTTGCGAAAAAGTGCAACGGGGTATCCCGTGTTCGGTGCTTCGGGCGATACGTTACTGCTGGTTTACTCTAAAATAGGTTCCTCTTCGGCAAAAGAGAGAGCAATTAGCATAACCAATAAGATTAAAAAATTGTATAATGACGATTTTTTAAAAGTAGATTCTATTACGGTTATAAAATCGGAGAATACCTTTGATATAGTGTATGGCGATTTAATTATACTCAGCGTTTCGGAGAACGATGCCATTTGGTACGGTAAAAATATCGGCGATTTGGCCAGCGAATTTAAGGGCAAAATACAAGATTCAATAAGAATTACAAGGGCTGATCATAGTTGGTTGAAACAGATTTTAAGGATAGGATTAGTTGTTCTGGTTGTATTAATCGCTTGGTTTATAATCTGGTTAATTGGTAAAGGTTATGCTCGACTTCTACTGTTTATCGAATCGAAGAGCGATAAGTGGCTTAAGGACTTATCCTATAACGATTATACTTTTCTTACTGCGCAACAGGAGTTGCAGGTAGTTCTTTTTCTGGTAAAAATATTTCGCTGGTTTGTATATGCAATGCTTCTTTACATCATACTACCTACCATTTTTAGCATATTCCCCTTTTCCCGCAATTGGGCCGATGCACTTTTTCATCTTATTTGGTCGCCGTTTAAGGGTGTTCTAGTTGCTGTCTGGAAATACTTACCTAATTTATTTAGCATTTTGGTTATTTACTTCGTAATGAAGTATGTAATAAGATTTGTAAAGTATATTTTTCATGAGATTGAAGACGGAAAGCTCAAGTTGGCCGGTTTTCATCCCGACTGGGCAATGCCTACCTATGGTATTGTTAGGTTTCTTTTGTATGCATTTATGTTTGTTCTCCTATTTCCATACCTTCCCGGATCCGATTCAAATATTTTCAAGGGAGTTTCTGTGTTTATTGGTATTATATTTTCCTTTGGATCGTCCTCCGTTATAACCAATATGGTTGCTGGTATAGTAATTACCTATATGCGTCCTTTTGTAATTGGCGATCGAATAAAAATTGGAGATACGGTAGGGGATGTAGTTGAAAAGACGCTTCTCGTGACTCGAATAAGGACTATTAAAAATGAGGTTGTTACAATTCCAAATGCCTCCGTGCTTTCTGGAAATACCACAAATTACTCGACGGAAGCACTGGGCAGTGGCCTCATAGTATACACCTCGGTAACCATTGGTTACGATGTACCCTGGAAAGATATGCATCAAGCTTTAATCGATGCTGCATTGAGAACGGATATGATTCTTAAAGAGCCAACACCCTTCGTTTTGCAGACCAGCTTGGAAGACTTCTATGTCTCTTACCAAATAAATGCTTACACCAGAGAATCGAGTAGACAGGCTATGGTATACTCCAATTTACATCAGCATATCCAGGATGTTTGTAACGAAAGAGGCATTGAAATTCTATCGCCCCATTACCGAGCTGCAAGAGATGGCAATATGACCACCATACCTGCAGACTATTTGGCCAAAGAATATCAAGCCCCTTCGTTTAAGGTTACCCTAAATAAACCAGATGATAAATAG
- a CDS encoding GIN domain-containing protein, with protein sequence MKQIMGIISVATLVAVAVLLGNGKAFGQEPSKLEVNLTNVVELKLDVSCTLVLSQGTKPMLSIVTKKGLMGEVTTQVVGSQVVIKRVNRDQKREDVTIYITLPKLEKLQISRDVKLNTTNMLTLESLEINVNGVLSGNLIVTTSTLDIQSNGVLKLKASGSADMLSLDMPGVGNADMLDLKVKKAKVEVNGVGNAMVNVEEFLEADVNGVGKISYKGSPQLKVKISGIGKVKEI encoded by the coding sequence ATGAAACAGATAATGGGAATTATTTCCGTTGCAACATTGGTTGCAGTGGCAGTGCTACTGGGGAATGGAAAGGCTTTTGGACAAGAACCAAGTAAGCTTGAGGTTAACTTGACAAATGTGGTTGAACTCAAACTCGACGTATCATGCACATTAGTGCTTTCGCAAGGAACAAAGCCCATGCTCAGCATTGTTACAAAAAAGGGGTTAATGGGTGAAGTCACCACCCAGGTTGTAGGAAGCCAAGTGGTTATTAAAAGAGTTAATCGTGATCAGAAACGTGAAGATGTAACCATCTACATCACCCTGCCCAAACTTGAAAAGCTTCAAATCAGCAGAGACGTAAAGCTCAACACTACGAATATGCTCACTCTGGAGTCGCTCGAAATTAATGTGAATGGCGTTTTGTCTGGAAATTTAATCGTAACCACCTCTACCCTCGATATTCAAAGCAATGGTGTATTGAAGCTAAAAGCCAGTGGAAGCGCCGACATGCTCTCGCTCGATATGCCTGGAGTTGGAAATGCCGACATGCTCGATCTAAAGGTTAAGAAAGCCAAGGTTGAGGTTAACGGTGTGGGTAACGCTATGGTAAATGTTGAGGAATTCCTCGAAGCTGATGTTAACGGTGTAGGTAAGATTAGCTATAAGGGT